From the Streptomyces syringium genome, one window contains:
- a CDS encoding UPF0182 family membrane protein, whose product MPDRGGGPTRPRMRVGRPSRRVRTLLMTLGVLAVLAMLFVMFAGYWTQWLWYRSVHYSSVFTTTLGTKIGLFAVFGLLMALAVGFNIWLAHRLRPPLSAMSGEQESLDRYRMSIAPYKKWVLLAIASLVGLVAGASAAGQWRTWLMWVNGVSFGQKDPQFHKDIAFYTFDLPWYRFLLSFGFAAAVLSLIAATLVHYLYNGLRPTSPGSRATAAATGHLSVLLGIFVTLKAVAYWLDRYGLAVKSSGLKSTEGWTGLRYVDANAYLPAKTILFIIALICAVLFFATLWRRTWQLPVIGFGLMVLSAVLIGGLYPAIVQKFQVQPNEQAKEAPYIKKNITATREAYGIDGSKVTDYAGTSDLKGKDKQKLRDAADSTASLRMLDPNIVSPTFQQLQQVRGYYQFPSTLDVDRYKVDGKETDTVVGLRELNINGIPERNWINDHFKYTHGYGAITAKGTATVGEGDPDFTEKNLPTTGKLGSYEQRVYYGEKTTQYSIVGGPQKELDYSGDRGEKSYSYRGKSGVNLSNPVNRAAYAVAFGEPQILYSGAIGEGSRILYNRTPKERVEAVAPWLTIDGDAYPAVVGGRIQWIVDAYTTTNGYPYASRTTLGDTTADSLTTGQRAVVAQQNQVNYIRNSVKATVDAYDGTVKLYQWDTKDPVLKTWMKAFPGTVKAKSQISSDLMDHMRYPQDLFKVQRELLTRYHVTSPGTFYTGSERWEVPNDPTTKSKNAVPPYYLSMKMPDQQEQSFSLTTTLTPKSRENLGAFMAVDADAKSPGYGKIRILKLPSETTVSGPQQVQSKFNGDPEIANKINILKRGDSEIEYGNLLTVPLDGGLLYVEPVYVRGAGTNFPRLKKVLVTYGEKTAFEDDLTKALDVVFGVRSPDTGTEPPADTPTKPPSQDPTVKQALKDAQDAFDASQKALDDKDWTAYGKAQQSLKEALDRAAKAEAKAAEKTAKPGS is encoded by the coding sequence ATGCCGGACCGCGGCGGAGGCCCGACGAGGCCACGGATGAGAGTCGGCCGCCCGTCCCGGCGTGTCCGGACCCTGCTCATGACGTTGGGAGTGCTGGCCGTGCTGGCCATGCTCTTCGTCATGTTCGCGGGGTACTGGACGCAATGGCTCTGGTACCGCTCCGTGCACTACTCCTCCGTCTTCACCACCACCCTGGGCACCAAGATCGGTCTGTTCGCGGTCTTCGGACTGCTGATGGCCCTCGCGGTGGGATTCAACATCTGGCTGGCGCACCGGCTGCGGCCGCCGCTGAGCGCGATGTCGGGGGAGCAGGAGAGCCTCGACCGCTACCGGATGAGCATCGCGCCCTACAAGAAGTGGGTGCTGCTGGCCATCGCCTCGCTCGTCGGCCTGGTCGCCGGCGCGTCCGCGGCCGGGCAGTGGCGCACCTGGCTCATGTGGGTCAACGGCGTGTCCTTCGGTCAGAAGGACCCGCAGTTCCACAAGGACATCGCGTTCTACACGTTCGATCTGCCCTGGTACCGCTTCCTGCTGAGCTTCGGCTTCGCGGCCGCGGTCCTGTCGCTGATCGCCGCGACCCTGGTGCACTACCTCTACAACGGTCTGCGGCCCACCAGCCCGGGCTCACGGGCCACCGCGGCGGCCACCGGACACCTGTCGGTGCTGCTCGGCATCTTCGTCACGCTCAAGGCCGTCGCCTACTGGCTCGACCGGTACGGCCTGGCGGTGAAGTCCAGCGGGCTGAAGTCCACCGAGGGCTGGACGGGTCTGCGGTACGTCGACGCCAACGCCTATCTGCCGGCCAAGACCATCCTCTTCATCATCGCGCTGATCTGCGCCGTGCTGTTCTTCGCGACGCTCTGGCGGCGCACCTGGCAGCTGCCGGTGATCGGCTTCGGTCTGATGGTGCTCTCGGCGGTCCTGATCGGCGGGCTCTACCCGGCGATCGTGCAGAAGTTCCAGGTCCAGCCGAACGAGCAGGCCAAGGAAGCCCCGTACATCAAGAAGAACATCACCGCGACGCGCGAGGCCTACGGCATCGACGGCTCGAAGGTGACGGACTACGCGGGCACCAGCGACCTCAAGGGCAAGGACAAGCAGAAGCTGCGCGACGCGGCCGATTCGACCGCCAGCCTGCGGATGCTCGACCCGAACATCGTCTCGCCCACGTTCCAGCAGCTCCAGCAGGTCCGTGGGTACTACCAGTTCCCGTCCACCCTGGACGTCGACCGCTACAAGGTCGACGGCAAGGAGACGGACACGGTCGTCGGTCTGCGCGAGCTGAACATCAACGGCATCCCCGAGCGCAATTGGATCAACGACCACTTCAAGTACACCCACGGCTACGGCGCCATCACCGCGAAGGGCACCGCCACCGTCGGTGAGGGCGACCCGGACTTCACCGAGAAGAACCTGCCGACCACCGGCAAGCTCGGCTCGTACGAGCAGCGGGTGTACTACGGCGAGAAGACGACGCAGTACTCGATCGTCGGCGGGCCGCAGAAGGAGCTGGACTACTCCGGCGACAGGGGCGAGAAGAGCTACAGCTACCGGGGCAAGAGCGGTGTGAACCTCTCGAACCCGGTCAACAGGGCCGCCTACGCGGTGGCCTTCGGCGAGCCGCAGATCCTCTACTCCGGTGCCATCGGGGAAGGTTCGCGGATCCTGTACAACCGCACGCCCAAGGAGCGCGTCGAGGCGGTCGCCCCGTGGCTGACCATCGACGGCGACGCCTACCCGGCGGTCGTCGGCGGCCGCATCCAGTGGATCGTGGACGCCTACACCACGACCAACGGCTATCCGTACGCGTCCCGGACGACCCTCGGTGACACGACGGCGGACTCGCTGACCACCGGACAGCGGGCGGTGGTGGCCCAGCAGAACCAGGTCAACTACATCCGCAATTCGGTGAAGGCGACCGTGGACGCCTATGACGGCACGGTGAAGCTGTACCAGTGGGACACCAAGGACCCGGTGCTCAAGACCTGGATGAAGGCCTTCCCGGGAACGGTGAAGGCCAAGAGCCAGATCTCCTCGGACCTGATGGACCACATGCGCTACCCGCAGGACCTCTTCAAGGTCCAGCGCGAGCTGCTCACCCGCTACCACGTCACCAGCCCGGGCACGTTCTACACCGGCAGTGAGCGCTGGGAGGTGCCGAACGACCCGACCACCAAGTCGAAGAACGCGGTGCCGCCGTACTACCTCAGCATGAAGATGCCGGACCAGCAGGAGCAGTCGTTCTCGCTGACGACGACGCTGACGCCGAAGAGCCGGGAGAACCTCGGTGCCTTCATGGCCGTCGACGCCGACGCGAAGAGCCCCGGCTACGGCAAGATCAGAATCCTGAAACTGCCGTCCGAGACCACGGTGTCGGGCCCCCAGCAGGTGCAGAGCAAGTTCAACGGTGACCCCGAGATCGCCAACAAGATCAATATCTTGAAGCGCGGGGACTCCGAGATCGAGTACGGCAATCTGCTGACCGTGCCGCTCGACGGCGGGCTGCTGTACGTCGAGCCGGTCTATGTGCGCGGCGCCGGCACGAACTTCCCCCGGCTGAAGAAGGTCCTGGTGACCTACGGGGAGAAGACCGCCTTCGAGGACGACCTCACCAAGGCGCTGGACGTGGTCTTCGGGGTCAGGAGTCCGGACACCGGCACCGAGCCACCGGCGGACACCCCCACGAAGCCGCCGTCCCAGGACCCCACGGTCAAGCAGGCCCTGAAGGACGCCCAGGACGCCTTCGACGCGAGCCAGAAGGCGCTCGACGACAAGGACTGGACGGCCTACGGCAAGGCCCAGCAGAGCCTGAAGGAGGCCCTGGACCGGGCCGCCAAGGCCGAGGCCAAGGCCGCCGAGAAGACGGCCAAGCCGGGCAGCTGA
- a CDS encoding PPA1309 family protein translates to MSSFPSFPSPSEPGTPMAASPLTRAVLEIDEYASGLGWDQPARLFALVDTAKLRAQEPGLAAQLGLDETPGNATSLTPIEQDELPRGTALDKFLGTIAWPDAVVGCALTVERLMLPPSAEGTVPNGMNEKQLAKWVAAHPDRQEVRMTVAVLRDGARESALRLREKDSPNEVLTGADLVPGLAEALAATFEG, encoded by the coding sequence ATGTCCAGCTTTCCCAGCTTCCCCAGCCCTTCCGAACCCGGCACCCCGATGGCCGCCAGCCCGCTGACCCGAGCCGTGCTCGAAATCGACGAGTACGCCTCCGGCCTCGGCTGGGACCAGCCCGCCCGCCTCTTCGCCCTGGTCGACACCGCGAAACTGCGCGCCCAGGAGCCCGGCCTGGCCGCCCAGCTCGGCCTCGACGAAACCCCCGGCAACGCCACCTCCCTCACCCCGATCGAGCAGGACGAGCTGCCGCGCGGCACCGCCCTCGACAAGTTCCTCGGCACCATCGCCTGGCCCGACGCGGTGGTCGGCTGCGCCCTGACCGTGGAGCGGCTGATGCTGCCGCCGTCCGCCGAGGGGACCGTGCCGAACGGGATGAACGAGAAGCAGCTCGCCAAGTGGGTCGCGGCGCACCCGGACCGCCAGGAGGTCCGGATGACCGTCGCGGTGCTGCGTGACGGCGCGCGCGAGTCGGCGCTGCGCCTGCGGGAGAAGGACTCACCGAACGAGGTGCTGACCGGGGCCGACCTCGTACCGGGCCTGGCCGAGGCCCTCGCGGCCACGTTCGAGGGCTGA
- a CDS encoding YlbL family protein, whose product MPRRTATMLASLLMLIALLCAGVLIPVPYAEMSPGPTYNTLGEHDGEPVLQISGHKTYPTSGNLNMTTVRVTGSQYRMNLVEAVYGWLAHDNLVVPHSTLYPDDKTPDQLNQETAEEFSQSQESAKVAALKELKIPVGTRVVVAQVVKGSPAEGALHAGDVIKAVDGTEIKQPGDVAELVTKHQPGQEVSFLVVPAKEAAAAEKEKRAPRQERTVSLITGKAPDKRAIVGIQAGIDHTFPFTINIKLTDVGGPSAGLMFALGIVDKLTPEDLTGGKFIAGTGTIEDTGKVGPIGGIEMKTVAARAKGARFFLTPKDNCAAAARDTPKGLTLVKVDTIGDATKALEKIRKGDAASLPSCSTGR is encoded by the coding sequence ATGCCCCGCCGCACCGCGACGATGCTCGCCTCCCTCCTGATGCTGATCGCGCTGCTCTGCGCAGGCGTGCTGATCCCCGTGCCGTACGCGGAGATGTCGCCGGGGCCGACGTACAACACCCTCGGTGAGCACGACGGTGAGCCGGTGCTCCAGATCTCGGGCCACAAGACGTATCCGACCAGCGGCAATCTCAATATGACGACGGTCCGCGTCACCGGCTCGCAGTACCGGATGAATCTGGTCGAAGCGGTCTACGGCTGGCTCGCGCACGACAATCTGGTGGTCCCGCACAGCACGCTCTATCCGGATGACAAGACTCCGGACCAGCTGAACCAGGAGACCGCCGAGGAATTCAGCCAGTCCCAGGAGAGTGCCAAGGTGGCGGCGCTCAAGGAGCTGAAGATCCCGGTCGGCACGCGCGTCGTCGTGGCGCAGGTCGTCAAGGGCAGCCCGGCCGAGGGTGCCTTGCACGCGGGCGATGTGATCAAGGCCGTCGACGGTACGGAGATCAAGCAGCCCGGCGACGTGGCCGAGCTCGTCACCAAGCACCAGCCCGGCCAGGAGGTCTCCTTCCTGGTCGTTCCGGCCAAGGAGGCGGCCGCGGCGGAGAAGGAGAAGCGGGCGCCGAGGCAGGAGCGGACGGTCAGCCTCATCACGGGCAAGGCACCCGACAAGCGGGCCATAGTCGGCATCCAGGCCGGGATCGACCACACGTTCCCGTTCACCATCAACATCAAGCTGACGGACGTCGGCGGGCCGAGCGCCGGGCTGATGTTCGCCCTCGGGATAGTCGACAAGCTGACCCCGGAGGACCTCACCGGCGGCAAGTTCATCGCCGGTACGGGCACGATCGAGGACACCGGCAAGGTCGGGCCGATCGGCGGGATCGAGATGAAGACGGTCGCCGCGCGGGCCAAGGGCGCCCGGTTCTTCCTCACGCCCAAGGACAATTGCGCGGCGGCCGCCAGGGACACCCCCAAGGGCCTCACGCTCGTCAAGGTCGACACCATAGGTGACGCGACGAAGGCCCTGGAGAAGATCCGCAAGGGTGACGCGGCGAGCCTGCCGAGCTGCTCGACGGGCCGCTAG